A genomic region of Methanothermobacter sp. CaT2 contains the following coding sequences:
- a CDS encoding YifB family Mg chelatase-like AAA ATPase, protein MNCDDYYHDENMVELFEELKQPKTLEELGLSYFFVRDLVLKILLTYGTVKTQRITDITGIHLDIIEDVLGQMEKDGFCAQVGGSFLFSSVEYTLTKRGVEKARLVMEENPYIGMAPVPYERYFELMAKQLRNRFPIKIPPEVIERAFRDVVGLSYAKECLVESCTIGKGLFVYGAPGTGKTFIISKASDLLPPVVIPRFIEFSGRVIQIYDPDFHKPCPEEPDDPRWIKIHAPFVFTGSELSLNELETTYNMNKGVYETSPLIKANGGVLLIDDLGRQRDDHEVILNRLIVPLENKKDVIYIRGVPVIFHTHFIPAFSTNLDVSIMDEAHLRRAPLHIFLRNPPVENVAEVFRRNLDATGEDYDEEVVERIKMVYTPVADGGEGLQPSYAHARDLAQIAQAVRINMEKDRIDLEVIERALDKHVLIALQRMDIDISQVHHSVRTFRVVTPEPESAERVLKLYGALTVAMEDGGVLVDFEDSISPSQLLAHLQGEGVSVGRVEVVAETNREIKKTILEYSG, encoded by the coding sequence ATGAACTGTGATGACTACTACCACGACGAAAACATGGTAGAACTCTTTGAGGAGCTGAAACAGCCAAAGACACTTGAGGAACTGGGTTTATCCTACTTCTTTGTGAGGGACCTTGTCCTGAAGATTCTTTTAACATACGGAACGGTTAAAACCCAGCGAATAACTGATATTACCGGCATACACCTGGATATAATTGAGGATGTCCTTGGCCAGATGGAGAAGGATGGTTTCTGCGCCCAGGTGGGCGGAAGCTTCCTCTTCTCCAGTGTTGAGTATACACTGACAAAGAGGGGGGTTGAAAAGGCCCGCCTTGTAATGGAGGAAAACCCTTATATTGGAATGGCCCCTGTGCCCTATGAGAGATACTTTGAGCTGATGGCTAAACAGCTCAGGAACCGTTTCCCAATAAAGATACCCCCAGAGGTTATTGAAAGGGCCTTCAGGGATGTTGTCGGCCTATCATATGCAAAGGAATGTCTTGTTGAGTCATGCACCATCGGGAAGGGGCTTTTTGTTTATGGCGCTCCGGGAACAGGTAAAACCTTCATCATAAGCAAGGCATCGGACCTTCTACCCCCCGTTGTGATTCCCCGCTTTATAGAGTTCAGCGGGAGGGTTATACAGATATATGACCCTGACTTCCACAAGCCCTGTCCCGAAGAACCGGATGACCCCCGCTGGATAAAGATACACGCCCCATTCGTTTTCACAGGTTCTGAACTGAGCCTCAATGAACTTGAGACCACCTACAATATGAATAAGGGTGTGTATGAGACATCCCCCCTGATAAAGGCCAACGGGGGAGTGCTGCTCATTGACGACCTTGGGAGGCAGAGGGATGACCATGAGGTGATCCTCAACCGCCTCATAGTGCCCCTTGAGAACAAGAAGGACGTCATATACATAAGGGGGGTCCCGGTTATATTCCACACCCACTTCATCCCTGCATTCTCAACCAACCTTGATGTGAGCATAATGGACGAGGCACACCTCAGGAGGGCACCTCTACACATATTCCTCAGAAACCCCCCTGTTGAGAATGTTGCGGAGGTATTCAGGCGCAACCTTGATGCCACAGGTGAGGATTACGATGAAGAGGTTGTGGAAAGAATTAAGATGGTGTACACTCCAGTTGCCGATGGCGGCGAGGGCCTGCAGCCAAGCTATGCGCATGCCCGTGACCTTGCACAGATTGCCCAGGCAGTGAGGATAAACATGGAAAAGGATAGGATCGACCTTGAGGTCATTGAAAGGGCCCTTGATAAGCATGTCCTCATAGCACTCCAGAGGATGGATATCGACATCAGTCAGGTGCATCACAGTGTAAGGACATTCCGTGTTGTGACCCCTGAACCTGAGAGTGCCGAGAGGGTGCTTAAACTCTACGGCGCCCTCACGGTTGCAATGGAGGATGGGGGTGTTCTAGTGGACTTTGAGGACTCAATAAGTCCATCTCAGCTTCTGGCCCATCTGCAGGGTGAGGGTGTTTCTGTGGGAAGGGTTGAGGTGGTGGCTGAAACCAACCGTGAAATTAAAAAGACCATACTTGAATACAGTGGATGA
- the xth gene encoding exodeoxyribonuclease III — MAEIKIISWNVNGLRAVYRKGFLDWFMDEKPDILCLQETKASPEQLPRRLRHVEGYRSFFTPAERKGYSGVAMYTRITPKSIREGFGVERFDIEGRIQVADFDDFLLYNIYFPNGKMSDERLKYKLEFYDAFLEDVNRERDAGRNTVICGDFNTAHREIDLARPKENSNVSGFLPVERAWIDKFIENGYVDTFRMFNKEPGQYTWWSYRTRARERNVGWRLDYFFVNEEFAKNVKRSWILSEVMGSDHCPIGLEIEV, encoded by the coding sequence ATGGCAGAAATCAAGATAATATCCTGGAACGTTAACGGTCTGAGGGCCGTATACCGTAAGGGCTTCCTTGACTGGTTCATGGACGAGAAACCGGATATCCTATGTCTTCAGGAGACCAAGGCAAGTCCAGAACAGCTTCCCAGAAGGCTAAGGCATGTTGAGGGTTACAGAAGTTTTTTCACCCCGGCAGAAAGGAAGGGATACAGTGGAGTCGCCATGTACACAAGGATAACCCCGAAATCCATCAGGGAGGGCTTTGGTGTGGAGAGATTCGACATTGAGGGTCGCATACAGGTTGCAGATTTTGATGACTTTCTGCTCTACAACATATACTTCCCCAACGGGAAGATGTCAGATGAGAGGTTGAAGTACAAACTTGAATTCTATGATGCCTTCCTTGAAGACGTCAACAGGGAAAGGGACGCTGGCAGAAACACGGTGATATGCGGTGACTTCAACACAGCCCACAGGGAGATAGACCTGGCAAGGCCAAAGGAGAACAGCAACGTATCAGGGTTTCTACCGGTTGAAAGGGCCTGGATAGACAAATTCATTGAAAACGGGTACGTTGACACATTCAGGATGTTCAACAAGGAGCCAGGCCAGTACACATGGTGGAGTTACAGGACCAGGGCCCGTGAGAGAAACGTGGGATGGAGGCTCGACTACTTCTTTGTGAATGAGGAGTTCGCAAAGAACGTTAAAAGGTCATGGATACTCTCAGAGGTGATGGGCTCAGACCACTGCCCAATAGGACTTGAGATAGAGGTTTAA
- the feoB gene encoding ferrous iron transport protein B: protein MEKSEITVALAGNANVGKSVIFNQLTGSNQIVGNWPGKTVERAEGYLKFQGRDIHIIDLPGIYSFSTYSMEEIVSREFIVNEKPDVVINVLDASVLERNLFFTLQLMEMEVPMVICINQVDMARQKGIVIDEKKLEGALGVPVVSTVAVKGQGLQKLLRKTLEVADKRIKPEVIEYGEEVESRIRKLMEALPEIPEGYSKRWVAIKLLENDPEITAMMPSDVKKLAAELAAQIERIHNEPSFSVMASERYALSNMIAAGAQKQSEIKTSLSERLDSFLTHPIYGYISSVLVVGGLLLWTFVVGEFLSDTLTNIFGFFQPVDPQFSGSIESIIWNGAFGGIVAGLTLVIPFVIPFYLMLSYIENSGLLTRVAFMMDAFMRKIGLHGKALIPLILGYGCSVPAIDSTRILETPRERLLAAFAISFAPCAARTILILGLVALFVSVWWAIGLYALDLLIIFIMGKLALKALPGETTGLIMEMHSLKMPSFRVIARQTWTRTKSLIYLVFPIYIIGSALIQLLYALGFLNPVSNIMAPLTAGWLHLPVFAGILLILGAVRKEFILLGLVSLVGTDIGAALTAPQILVLTLVGMLYFPCLSTIAVLAREFGWKSTSIITLANLGTALFLGGIFARILPFIM from the coding sequence ATGGAAAAATCTGAGATAACCGTTGCACTTGCAGGAAACGCCAATGTGGGTAAAAGCGTGATCTTCAACCAGCTGACAGGGTCAAACCAGATAGTCGGGAACTGGCCAGGAAAAACCGTTGAAAGGGCAGAGGGTTACCTTAAATTTCAGGGCCGGGACATCCACATAATTGACCTTCCAGGCATATACTCATTTTCAACCTACTCCATGGAGGAGATAGTCTCCAGGGAGTTCATAGTCAACGAAAAGCCAGATGTCGTCATAAACGTGCTTGATGCCTCCGTCCTTGAGAGGAACCTCTTCTTCACGCTCCAGCTCATGGAGATGGAGGTCCCCATGGTTATCTGCATCAACCAGGTGGACATGGCCAGACAGAAGGGAATAGTGATAGACGAGAAGAAACTTGAGGGTGCCCTGGGTGTCCCTGTTGTATCAACGGTGGCTGTTAAGGGCCAGGGACTCCAGAAGCTCCTCAGGAAAACCCTTGAAGTGGCTGATAAGAGGATAAAACCAGAGGTCATAGAATACGGGGAGGAGGTTGAAAGCCGCATAAGAAAACTTATGGAAGCACTCCCTGAAATTCCAGAGGGCTATTCAAAGAGATGGGTTGCCATAAAGCTCCTTGAAAACGACCCTGAGATAACCGCCATGATGCCATCCGATGTGAAAAAACTTGCAGCTGAACTTGCAGCCCAGATTGAAAGGATACACAATGAGCCATCATTCTCTGTTATGGCCTCTGAGAGATACGCACTCTCAAATATGATAGCAGCAGGGGCACAGAAACAATCAGAGATAAAAACATCCCTCTCAGAGCGCCTTGACAGTTTCCTCACACACCCCATCTACGGTTACATCTCATCGGTCCTTGTTGTTGGAGGTCTCCTCCTCTGGACCTTCGTTGTGGGTGAATTCCTATCAGATACGCTCACCAATATATTCGGATTTTTCCAGCCAGTTGACCCCCAGTTCTCAGGTTCGATTGAATCCATAATATGGAACGGCGCCTTTGGGGGTATAGTGGCGGGTTTGACCCTTGTGATACCATTCGTCATACCCTTCTACCTCATGCTATCCTACATCGAAAATTCGGGACTTCTCACCAGGGTAGCCTTCATGATGGACGCTTTCATGAGAAAGATAGGACTCCATGGAAAAGCCCTCATACCCCTCATACTCGGATACGGTTGCAGTGTACCGGCAATAGACAGTACGAGGATACTTGAAACCCCCAGGGAGAGGCTCCTTGCAGCCTTTGCAATATCCTTTGCACCCTGCGCCGCAAGGACAATCCTGATACTTGGGCTTGTGGCCCTCTTTGTCAGTGTATGGTGGGCCATAGGGTTATACGCCCTGGACCTCCTCATAATATTCATAATGGGTAAACTTGCATTGAAGGCACTTCCCGGTGAAACAACCGGCCTTATAATGGAGATGCACTCCCTCAAAATGCCATCCTTCAGGGTCATAGCAAGGCAGACCTGGACAAGGACAAAGTCCCTCATATACCTTGTATTCCCCATCTACATAATCGGAAGCGCCCTCATACAGCTCCTCTACGCCCTCGGGTTCCTGAATCCAGTGAGCAATATCATGGCCCCACTCACAGCTGGCTGGTTACACCTGCCGGTATTTGCAGGGATACTCCTGATCCTTGGGGCTGTGAGGAAGGAGTTCATCCTCCTGGGGCTTGTCTCACTGGTTGGAACAGATATTGGGGCAGCCCTTACAGCACCCCAGATCCTTGTACTCACCCTCGTGGGAATGCTCTACTTCCCCTGCCTTTCAACAATAGCAGTACTTGCACGGGAATTCGGGTGGAAATCCACATCCATAATAACCCTTGCAAACCTTGGAACCGCCCTCTTCCTGGGGGGAATCTTTGCAAGGATACTGCCATTTATCATGTAA
- a CDS encoding metal-dependent transcriptional regulator: MKHLSENIEEYLETIYRLSESSKNASTTKISKEMGIAPASVTQMLKKLDSEGYVKYSPYRGAVLTEKGYRIARRITRKHRLLERFLHDVLGIRRDRIHRQACEMEHSLSDDAERALCQLLNMPGECPDANPIPACDFKFQTCGECIELKDTDVEEIGCREGNLKSLTEMDEKQSGRVSFIRGDYRVLRRLMDMGITLGAPIRMIKRAPLSGPIEVEIRGSRVALGRDIADNVFIDTEN; this comes from the coding sequence ATGAAGCATCTCAGCGAAAATATAGAGGAGTACCTCGAAACCATCTACCGGCTATCAGAATCCAGTAAAAATGCCAGCACAACGAAAATATCGAAGGAAATGGGAATAGCCCCTGCCAGTGTAACCCAGATGCTTAAAAAACTTGATTCTGAGGGATATGTTAAATATTCCCCCTACCGTGGGGCGGTACTCACAGAAAAGGGTTACAGGATAGCCCGGAGAATAACAAGGAAGCACCGCCTTCTGGAGAGGTTCCTCCACGATGTACTTGGAATCAGGAGGGACAGGATACACAGACAGGCCTGTGAGATGGAACATTCACTCTCAGATGATGCAGAGAGGGCCCTCTGCCAGCTCCTCAACATGCCGGGTGAGTGCCCCGACGCAAACCCGATCCCTGCCTGCGACTTCAAATTCCAGACATGCGGGGAATGCATTGAACTGAAAGATACCGATGTTGAGGAAATAGGGTGCCGTGAGGGTAACCTCAAATCACTCACAGAGATGGATGAAAAACAGTCTGGGAGGGTTTCATTCATACGGGGGGACTACAGGGTTTTAAGGAGGCTCATGGACATGGGAATAACCCTTGGAGCCCCCATAAGAATGATCAAAAGGGCCCCTCTCAGCGGACCCATCGAGGTGGAGATCCGGGGGTCAAGGGTGGCCCTTGGAAGGGATATAGCAGACAATGTATTCATAGATACTGAAAACTGA
- a CDS encoding acetate uptake transporter: MTEKEVVISDKTANPAPLGLLGFGITTVLLNLHNAGLFPINSMILAMGFAYGGIAQILASVMEYRKGNTFGTVAFGSYGLFWWSLVLLLVIPKLKFIETAGSAAAAADPVAMASYLFMWGLFTLVMFIATLKLKRGIQVIFISLAVLFFLLTAGEITGSAIITTIAGYEGIFTGAAAMYVGLAEVINETYGRDVLPI, from the coding sequence ATGACTGAAAAAGAAGTGGTTATATCAGATAAAACTGCCAACCCGGCTCCTCTTGGACTTCTGGGCTTTGGTATAACCACTGTGCTTCTGAACCTGCACAACGCAGGGCTTTTCCCCATAAACAGCATGATACTTGCGATGGGGTTCGCCTACGGGGGTATAGCACAGATACTGGCAAGTGTGATGGAATACAGGAAGGGCAACACATTTGGTACGGTTGCATTCGGCTCATATGGACTCTTCTGGTGGTCACTGGTACTCCTGCTTGTGATCCCCAAACTGAAGTTCATTGAAACAGCCGGCAGTGCAGCGGCAGCAGCCGACCCGGTTGCAATGGCATCATACCTCTTCATGTGGGGCCTGTTTACACTGGTGATGTTCATTGCAACCCTCAAACTCAAGAGGGGCATACAGGTGATATTCATAAGCCTTGCTGTGCTCTTCTTCCTGCTCACAGCCGGTGAAATCACAGGTTCCGCCATCATAACGACCATTGCAGGTTATGAGGGTATATTCACAGGGGCCGCTGCAATGTACGTTGGCCTTGCAGAGGTTATAAATGAAACCTATGGAAGGGATGTCCTGCCCATATGA
- the acs gene encoding acetate--CoA ligase gives MSKDTSVLLEETRVFKPHYTIVEEAHIKNWEAELEKGKDHEKYWAEKAKRFEWFRKWDRVLDESNKPFYKWFVNGKINMTHNAVDRWLDTDKRNQVAILYVNERGEEKKLTYYELHREVNRTANALKSLGIKKGDAVAMYLPMCPELVISMLACAKIGAVHSVIYSGLSVGALVERLNDAKAKIIITADGTYRRGGVIELKPIVDEAILQCPTIETTLVVKHTDIDIEMSDISGREMLFDKLIEGEEDRCEAEVMDAEDPLFILYTSGSTGKPKGVLHTTGGYMVGVASTLEMTFDIHNGDLWWCTADIGWITGHSYVVYGPLLLGTTTLLYEGAPDYPDPGVWWSIVEKYGVTKFYTAPTAIRHLMRFGEKHPKRYNLESLKILGTVGEPINPEAWMWYYRHIGREKCPIIDTWWQTETGMHLIAPLPVTPLKPGSVTKPLPGIEADVVDEKGNPVPLGKGGFLVIKKPWPAMFRTLFNDEERYLNVYWKQIPGGVYTAGDMARKDEDGYFWIQGRSDDVLNIAGHRIGTAEVESVFVAHPAVAEAAVIGKADPIKGEVIKAFLILKKGHKLNAALIEELKRHLRHELGPVAVIGEMVQVDKLPKTRSGKIMRRILRAREEGKDLGDTSTLEE, from the coding sequence ATGTCAAAGGATACCTCAGTTCTCCTGGAGGAAACAAGGGTCTTCAAACCACACTACACCATTGTGGAGGAGGCCCATATAAAAAACTGGGAGGCCGAGCTGGAAAAGGGAAAGGACCATGAGAAATACTGGGCCGAAAAGGCGAAAAGATTCGAATGGTTCAGGAAATGGGACAGGGTACTTGACGAGAGCAACAAACCATTCTACAAGTGGTTCGTGAACGGCAAGATCAACATGACCCACAACGCCGTGGACAGATGGCTGGACACAGACAAGAGAAACCAGGTCGCCATTCTCTACGTGAACGAAAGGGGAGAGGAAAAGAAGCTGACCTACTATGAACTGCACAGAGAGGTCAACAGAACAGCCAATGCCCTGAAAAGCCTTGGAATCAAAAAGGGCGACGCCGTTGCAATGTACCTCCCCATGTGCCCTGAACTCGTTATCTCAATGCTGGCCTGTGCAAAGATAGGGGCCGTGCACAGCGTCATCTATTCTGGTCTGAGCGTCGGAGCACTTGTGGAACGCCTCAACGATGCAAAGGCCAAGATCATAATAACAGCAGACGGAACCTACAGAAGGGGCGGGGTGATAGAACTCAAACCAATCGTTGACGAGGCCATACTCCAGTGCCCCACAATAGAGACAACCCTTGTTGTGAAACACACAGACATCGACATAGAGATGTCAGATATAAGCGGACGCGAAATGCTGTTCGACAAGCTCATAGAGGGCGAGGAGGACCGGTGCGAGGCAGAGGTGATGGATGCAGAGGATCCCCTCTTCATACTCTACACTTCAGGAAGTACCGGGAAACCAAAGGGTGTGCTGCACACAACAGGAGGATACATGGTGGGGGTCGCATCAACCCTTGAGATGACCTTTGACATTCATAACGGAGACCTCTGGTGGTGCACAGCAGACATAGGGTGGATAACCGGGCACAGTTACGTCGTATACGGACCCCTCCTTCTTGGAACAACGACACTGCTCTATGAGGGGGCCCCGGACTACCCGGACCCCGGGGTCTGGTGGAGCATAGTCGAAAAATACGGTGTCACAAAGTTCTACACAGCCCCCACAGCAATAAGGCACCTCATGAGGTTCGGTGAAAAACACCCGAAACGCTACAACCTGGAGTCCCTCAAGATCCTTGGAACCGTTGGTGAGCCAATAAACCCCGAGGCATGGATGTGGTACTACAGACACATTGGAAGGGAAAAGTGCCCGATAATCGATACCTGGTGGCAGACAGAAACAGGAATGCACCTCATAGCGCCACTGCCTGTAACACCCCTCAAACCAGGATCCGTCACCAAACCCCTCCCTGGCATCGAGGCAGATGTGGTTGACGAGAAGGGCAACCCTGTGCCACTGGGTAAGGGCGGATTCCTTGTAATAAAGAAACCATGGCCTGCAATGTTCAGGACACTCTTCAACGACGAGGAGAGGTACCTCAACGTATACTGGAAACAGATCCCCGGTGGAGTCTACACCGCCGGTGACATGGCAAGGAAGGACGAGGACGGCTACTTCTGGATACAGGGAAGATCAGATGACGTCCTCAACATAGCCGGGCACAGGATAGGTACAGCAGAGGTTGAATCAGTCTTCGTGGCCCACCCTGCAGTTGCCGAGGCGGCGGTCATCGGTAAGGCTGACCCCATCAAGGGGGAGGTCATAAAGGCATTCCTCATACTCAAGAAGGGCCATAAGTTAAACGCAGCCCTCATAGAGGAACTCAAAAGGCACCTGCGCCACGAACTTGGACCCGTGGCTGTTATCGGGGAAATGGTGCAGGTTGATAAGCTCCCCAAAACAAGGTCAGGGAAAATAATGAGGAGGATACTGAGGGCCAGGGAGGAAGGAAAGGACCTCGGTGATACCTCAACCCTTGAAGAATAG